The following proteins come from a genomic window of bacterium:
- a CDS encoding ATP-binding protein, which translates to MPRRGSIASKFFLTHLVIAGIALFIAGTVGFFLVRSLVMADADESLLARAHIVAETFRPLLADSAPKRERIAREGDRLGKEIGARITVVLPDGTVIADSAIGAAGVPGMENHAHHPEIRDALSGTTGISLRRSISVREEQRYAALPIETGGAIVGAARASVPVATLTRRLWQITAIIWGTGVVALLLILGGAGFMARRVTGPLGEMQAAAKEMGAGNLARRVQIRTGDELEDMANAMNRMASHLADTIGQLDAGKARLETLLANLDDGVIVIAADRSVRMMNREAGKIFDASETMGAGRPYPEVIRHPQALAFIDGWIKGERKNPRDLAIVTRHGNRTVRCSGTTVRYIGESDADVLLTLRDVTEERRLSQVKSEFVSNASHELRTPLTNIRGYLEAIRDAMREGASPEPSFVEVALGNALRMERLIDDLLELSRAESGAVPLEKEETSLSAFLHRVADQHRPFALQEEKTVEVEASDGALRADLRKLALALSNLVENALKYGKERGRVTLSGRIEGDACTIEVADDGPGISQEHLPRIFERFYRVDKGRSRELGGTGLGLSITKHIVESHGGTIRVESRIGVGTRFIIRIPAAPGAPSTGFTRDL; encoded by the coding sequence ATGCCCCGCCGCGGTTCCATCGCCTCGAAATTCTTCCTCACGCACCTCGTGATCGCGGGAATCGCGCTGTTCATCGCCGGCACCGTCGGCTTCTTTCTCGTGCGAAGTCTCGTGATGGCGGATGCGGACGAGAGCCTGCTCGCCCGGGCCCACATCGTCGCGGAGACGTTCCGCCCGTTGCTCGCGGACTCCGCGCCGAAGAGGGAGCGGATCGCCCGGGAAGGGGACCGGCTCGGGAAGGAGATCGGCGCACGAATCACCGTGGTCCTGCCGGATGGAACCGTGATCGCCGATTCCGCCATCGGGGCCGCCGGCGTCCCGGGAATGGAGAACCACGCGCACCACCCCGAGATCCGCGACGCCCTGTCGGGAACGACAGGGATCTCCTTGCGGCGAAGCATCTCCGTCCGTGAAGAACAGCGGTACGCGGCCCTCCCGATCGAGACCGGAGGCGCGATCGTCGGGGCGGCCAGGGCCTCGGTGCCCGTCGCCACCCTCACCCGCCGTCTATGGCAGATCACCGCGATCATCTGGGGAACCGGAGTCGTCGCGCTCCTCCTGATCCTCGGGGGCGCCGGCTTCATGGCGCGGAGGGTCACGGGTCCCCTGGGGGAGATGCAGGCGGCCGCGAAGGAGATGGGCGCCGGCAATCTCGCCCGTCGCGTCCAGATCCGGACGGGCGACGAACTCGAAGACATGGCGAACGCGATGAACCGGATGGCGTCGCACCTCGCCGACACGATCGGCCAACTGGACGCGGGGAAAGCCCGCCTGGAGACGCTGCTCGCCAACCTCGACGACGGGGTCATCGTCATCGCAGCGGATCGGTCCGTACGGATGATGAACCGGGAAGCCGGGAAGATCTTCGACGCCTCGGAAACGATGGGCGCGGGACGCCCGTACCCGGAAGTGATCCGTCATCCCCAGGCCCTCGCTTTCATCGACGGCTGGATCAAGGGGGAAAGAAAGAATCCGCGGGACCTTGCCATCGTCACGCGCCATGGAAACCGCACGGTCCGGTGTTCCGGGACGACCGTGCGATACATCGGGGAGTCGGACGCGGACGTCCTCCTCACCCTTCGGGACGTCACCGAGGAGCGGCGGTTGTCGCAGGTCAAGAGCGAATTCGTCTCCAACGCCTCCCACGAACTCCGGACCCCGCTGACGAATATCCGCGGATATCTCGAGGCGATCCGGGATGCAATGCGGGAAGGAGCGTCGCCGGAACCGTCCTTCGTCGAGGTGGCGCTCGGAAACGCCCTTCGGATGGAACGGCTGATCGACGACCTCCTGGAACTTTCCCGTGCCGAGTCCGGCGCCGTGCCGCTGGAGAAGGAGGAGACGTCCCTCTCCGCCTTCCTGCACCGGGTGGCCGACCAGCACCGTCCCTTCGCACTACAGGAGGAAAAAACCGTGGAAGTCGAGGCGAGCGACGGTGCGTTACGGGCCGATCTCCGGAAACTTGCGCTCGCCCTCTCGAACCTGGTCGAAAACGCCCTGAAATACGGGAAGGAGCGGGGACGTGTCACCCTCTCGGGACGGATCGAGGGAGATGCCTGCACCATCGAGGTGGCCGACGACGGACCGGGAATCTCCCAGGAGCACCTCCCTCGTATCTTCGAACGGTTCTACCGCGTCGACAAGGGGCGATCGAGGGAACTCGGAGGGACGGGGCTGGGCCTCTCCATCACGAAACACATCGTCGAATCACATGGCGGGACGATCCGCGTGGAGAGCCGCATCGGAGTAGGCACGCGATTCATCATCCGGATCCCGGCAGCACCCGGGGCCCCCTCCACCGGTTTCACGCGAGATCTATAG
- a CDS encoding response regulator transcription factor yields the protein MPRTILVVEDEKEIQDLLAHYLRKEGFSPILASDGEAAILKARKEKPDLVLLDILLPKADGLEVLRAIRSDESIGRTPVVMLTAKGDETDRVIGLELGADDYIPKPFSPREVVARIKAILRRSRPGAQEPETAVLTYRELRMDVGRHEVRYQGKPVALTSKEFRILKALLSSSGRVLSREAILSKVWGEDTHVIDRTVDVHIAKLRQKIPFLVKSIETIKDVGYKLRES from the coding sequence TTGCCGCGTACGATCCTTGTCGTAGAAGACGAAAAAGAGATCCAGGATCTGCTGGCGCATTACCTGCGCAAGGAGGGGTTCTCTCCGATCCTCGCATCGGACGGGGAAGCCGCGATCCTCAAGGCGAGGAAGGAGAAACCGGACCTGGTCCTCCTCGACATTCTCCTTCCGAAGGCCGACGGCCTGGAAGTTCTGCGCGCGATTCGATCGGACGAATCGATCGGCAGGACACCGGTGGTGATGCTGACCGCGAAGGGGGACGAGACGGACCGGGTCATCGGACTGGAACTGGGGGCGGACGACTACATCCCCAAGCCGTTCAGCCCGAGAGAGGTCGTCGCCCGGATCAAGGCGATCCTGCGCCGAAGCCGTCCCGGGGCGCAGGAACCCGAGACCGCGGTGCTGACCTACCGGGAGCTGCGGATGGACGTGGGCCGTCACGAGGTCAGGTACCAGGGGAAACCGGTCGCCCTCACCTCCAAGGAATTCCGCATTCTCAAGGCGCTCCTCTCCTCTTCGGGCCGCGTCCTCTCCCGCGAGGCGATCCTTTCGAAGGTCTGGGGGGAGGATACCCACGTGATCGACCGCACGGTCGACGTCCACATCGCGAAACTTCGCCAAAAGATTCCTTTCCTGGTCAAGTCCATCGAGACGATCAAGGACGTCGGTTACAAGCTGCGGGAAAGTTGA
- a CDS encoding GNAT family N-acyltransferase — translation MQPIVDTAEVTPPRRPFTRHSSGNPFLLRDNGLELRLASSRSEKIEAQRLRFEVFNLELQLGLTAALPSGLDQDAHDGHCDHLLVIDTGRDCLVGTYRLLSFDRVPSFGFYSESEFDLTNVKRSGLRLLELGRSCVALEYRDGRVISLLFRGIAEYMRRCEADALMGCASIHGTDLPALSTIQEMLSQRFLSDSSLRVYPRRGFDIPPFPRTAKVDEASAFRSLPPLFKGYLRMGAKVCGPPAYDRPFGTTDFFVLAKTCDIAGRYSRRFLG, via the coding sequence ATGCAACCGATCGTCGACACCGCGGAGGTTACCCCCCCAAGGCGACCCTTCACCCGGCATTCGTCGGGAAACCCGTTCCTGCTCCGGGACAACGGCCTGGAGCTCCGCCTTGCGTCAAGCCGGTCCGAAAAGATCGAGGCCCAGCGGCTCCGCTTCGAGGTCTTCAACCTGGAACTTCAGCTCGGGCTGACCGCCGCCCTGCCCAGCGGCCTGGACCAGGACGCGCACGACGGCCACTGCGATCACCTGCTCGTCATCGACACCGGGCGGGATTGCCTGGTGGGAACGTACCGCCTCCTTTCCTTCGATCGCGTGCCGTCGTTCGGCTTCTACTCCGAATCGGAGTTCGATCTTACGAACGTGAAGCGGTCCGGGCTGCGCCTCCTCGAGCTCGGGCGAAGCTGCGTGGCGTTGGAATACCGGGACGGCAGGGTGATCTCCCTGCTGTTCCGGGGAATCGCGGAGTACATGCGACGGTGCGAGGCGGACGCCCTGATGGGGTGCGCGAGCATCCACGGGACCGATCTTCCGGCACTGTCAACGATCCAGGAGATGCTCTCCCAACGGTTCCTTTCGGACTCGAGCCTGCGGGTATACCCTCGCCGGGGCTTCGACATCCCGCCTTTCCCGCGGACGGCGAAGGTCGACGAAGCTTCCGCCTTCCGCTCCCTTCCCCCCCTGTTCAAGGGATACCTCCGGATGGGCGCCAAGGTATGCGGGCCGCCCGCGTACGACCGTCCGTTCGGGACGACGGATTTCTTCGTCCTTGCGAAGACGTGCGACATCGCAGGTCGGTACAGCCGGCGGTTCCTCGGGTAA
- a CDS encoding family 1 glycosylhydrolase — protein sequence MTRRTGPPPGLKKFLWGVATSAFQMEGASRCDWTHWKVRDEDDQRARLNGVGHLSRTDEDLALLPELGVNAYRFSVEWSRVAPRRGEWDRKAMDRYVRIAATLREAGIEPVVTLHHFTNPSWLAKGTCWEDPSTAEEFLRFAERAVRVLRGHARVFVTFNEPNVFILGGYLGGIMPPGRKNIQGSFAAYANVFRAHAALYDMIHAEGRERASVGVAHNMVAFQPASDGSTMDKWAVKVVHAIYNMGLIETFRTGTLSVRFPFLLEEETPVGVRDKLDFLGVNYYFRMFLRLSPMSMKGPEYFWEDREKRGLTETGWEVYPKGFEDVLRAAALAEVPLVVTENGAAETDDRRKIAFMKDHLRVVLRLMREGIDLRGYFWWSLMDNYEWLEGLRPRFGLYRVDFDTLERTPTASSAWFARWVKRRRALEETGGSRRP from the coding sequence TTGACGAGGAGAACGGGGCCTCCGCCCGGCCTGAAGAAGTTCCTGTGGGGAGTGGCCACCTCCGCGTTCCAGATGGAAGGCGCGTCGCGGTGCGACTGGACCCATTGGAAGGTGAGGGACGAGGACGACCAGCGGGCGAGGTTGAACGGCGTGGGTCACCTTTCGCGCACCGACGAGGACCTGGCCCTCCTGCCGGAACTCGGCGTGAACGCCTACCGATTTTCCGTGGAGTGGAGCCGGGTGGCGCCCCGTCGCGGGGAATGGGACCGGAAGGCGATGGACCGTTACGTCCGGATCGCGGCCACGCTTCGGGAGGCCGGGATCGAGCCGGTGGTCACGCTGCACCATTTCACCAATCCCTCGTGGCTTGCGAAGGGGACCTGCTGGGAAGATCCGTCCACGGCGGAAGAGTTCCTCCGGTTCGCGGAGCGCGCGGTGCGGGTCCTCCGCGGGCATGCGCGGGTTTTCGTCACCTTCAACGAGCCGAACGTCTTCATTCTCGGCGGATACCTCGGCGGGATCATGCCGCCCGGGAGGAAGAACATCCAGGGAAGCTTCGCGGCGTATGCGAACGTCTTCCGCGCCCACGCGGCGCTCTACGACATGATCCACGCGGAAGGGAGGGAGCGGGCGTCCGTCGGCGTGGCGCACAACATGGTCGCCTTTCAACCCGCCTCGGACGGCTCCACGATGGACAAGTGGGCGGTCAAGGTCGTCCACGCGATCTACAACATGGGCCTGATCGAGACGTTTCGCACCGGGACGCTTTCCGTCCGGTTCCCCTTTCTCCTCGAGGAGGAGACCCCGGTGGGGGTCCGCGACAAGCTGGACTTCCTCGGGGTGAACTACTATTTCCGCATGTTCCTGCGGTTGTCCCCCATGAGCATGAAGGGACCGGAATATTTCTGGGAGGACAGGGAGAAGCGCGGCCTCACCGAAACCGGGTGGGAGGTCTATCCGAAGGGGTTCGAAGACGTGCTGCGGGCCGCCGCGCTGGCCGAGGTCCCCCTTGTCGTCACGGAAAACGGCGCCGCGGAAACCGACGATCGCCGCAAGATCGCCTTCATGAAGGACCACCTTCGAGTCGTCCTCCGGTTGATGCGGGAGGGGATCGACCTCCGGGGATATTTCTGGTGGTCCCTGATGGACAACTACGAGTGGCTCGAGGGGTTGCGACCCCGGTTCGGGCTGTACCGCGTCGACTTCGACACGCTGGAGCGCACGCCCACCGCCTCCTCCGCCTGGTTCGCCCGGTGGGTGAAGCGTAGGAGGGCGCTGGAGGAGACCGGCGGCTCCCGCCGACCTTAA